In one Oncorhynchus nerka isolate Pitt River linkage group LG7, Oner_Uvic_2.0, whole genome shotgun sequence genomic region, the following are encoded:
- the LOC115132718 gene encoding endothelin-2-like, translating to MALSLNSILALTIITLCVLLQGGFGLPVSSQPELPAQSPSQKIPHHTRVKRCSCSNWLDNECIYFCHLDIIWVNTPNKVIPYGIGSPLSRRRRSTGRCECAHPADRTCSGFCHNSSENPRFVVVGHSDQTLDQTVSSPDTTSNDLLTSLRNMFRSNMAAIEKGSPSRKKNASRVNRLNIG from the exons ATGGCTCTATCACTGAACTCCATCCTGGCTCTCACCATCATCACACTCTGTGTGCTCCTGCAGGGGG GTTTTGGGCTCCCTGTATCCAGCCAGCCTGAGCTCCCTGCCCAATCCCCGTCCCAGAAGATCCCACACCACACCAGGGTTAAACGATGCTCCTGCAGTAACTGGCTGGACAATGAATGCATCTACTTCTGTCACCTGGACATCATTTGGGTCAACACTCCCAATAAGGTTATCCCCTATGGTATTGGCAGCCCCCTGTCCCGACGTCGCCGCTCCACCGGGCGATGTGAATGTGCCCACCCAGCCGACAGGACCTGCTCCGGATTCTGCCACAACAG CTCAGAGAACCCCAGATTCGTAGTGGTAGGCCACTCAGACCAGACCCTGGACCAGACTGTTAGCAGTCCAGACACAACCAGCAACGACCTACTGACCTCTCTCAG aaacatgtttcgatccaacatggctgccatagagaAAGGTTCTCCCTCCAGGAAGAAGAATGCCTCCAGAGTCAACAGACTGAACATCGggtag